In the genome of Streptomyces sp. NBC_00237, one region contains:
- a CDS encoding ABC transporter substrate-binding protein, with amino-acid sequence MRRTVISRRVAVVAASVALATAATACAGPQGDGAASASGAGGKAGAPQKGGTLQILNRQPQTDFDPARLYTSGGGNVPSLVFRTLTTRNRESGAEGTKVVPDLATDLGKPSKDATVWTYTLKEGLKYEDGTAITSADVKYGIERSFAAELSGGAPYLRDWLIGGADYEGPYKAKKGLDSIEVPDARTIVFHLNKPVGEFPYLATQTQTTPVPKAQDKGATYEEHPVSSGPYKVVKNENDGEKLLLERNPHWDAKTDEERKAYPDRIEVRSGLDPAVINQRLSASAGTDSAAVTTDNNLGPAELAKVAGDKNLAARVGTGHFGYTNYLAFNPKVKPFDNPKVRQAVAYAVDRSSVINAAGGSSLALPATTNLPPQKSFGHVKYDHFPAGETGNAEKAKELLKEAGFEKGLTVTLTHSNAKDRETSPEIATALQDALKKAGITLELKGLEENDYNDTIHSVKKQPGFFLAHWGADWPSGGPFLAPLFDGRQIVKDGANFNYAQLDDPAVNKEIDEINKLTDLSAAAVRWGALDQKIGEQALTVPLFHPVYKRLYGKDVKNIVISDWTGVLDVSQVAVK; translated from the coding sequence ATGCGCAGAACCGTCATATCCCGCCGGGTGGCCGTCGTCGCCGCCAGTGTCGCGCTCGCCACCGCCGCCACCGCCTGCGCCGGTCCGCAGGGCGACGGTGCCGCCTCCGCGAGCGGCGCGGGCGGCAAGGCGGGTGCCCCGCAGAAGGGCGGCACCCTCCAGATCCTCAACCGGCAGCCGCAGACCGACTTCGACCCGGCCCGGCTCTACACCTCGGGCGGCGGCAACGTCCCGTCTCTGGTCTTCCGTACGCTCACCACCCGCAACCGGGAGAGCGGCGCCGAGGGCACCAAGGTCGTCCCCGACCTCGCCACCGACCTCGGCAAGCCCAGCAAGGACGCCACCGTGTGGACGTACACGCTGAAGGAGGGGCTGAAGTACGAGGACGGGACCGCGATCACCTCCGCCGACGTCAAGTACGGCATCGAGCGTTCCTTCGCGGCCGAACTCTCCGGCGGCGCACCGTACTTGAGGGACTGGCTGATCGGCGGCGCCGATTACGAGGGCCCGTACAAGGCCAAGAAGGGGCTCGACTCGATCGAGGTCCCGGACGCGCGGACGATCGTCTTCCATCTGAACAAGCCGGTGGGCGAGTTCCCCTACCTGGCCACCCAGACCCAGACCACGCCGGTACCCAAGGCCCAGGACAAGGGGGCCACGTACGAGGAGCACCCCGTCTCCTCGGGCCCGTACAAGGTCGTCAAGAACGAGAACGACGGCGAGAAGCTGCTCCTGGAGCGCAACCCGCACTGGGACGCGAAGACGGACGAGGAGCGCAAGGCGTACCCCGACAGGATCGAGGTGCGCTCCGGGCTCGACCCGGCGGTCATCAACCAGCGCCTCTCGGCGAGCGCGGGCACCGACTCGGCCGCCGTGACCACGGACAACAACCTGGGTCCCGCCGAGCTGGCCAAGGTCGCCGGGGACAAGAACCTCGCCGCCCGGGTCGGCACGGGGCACTTCGGGTACACCAACTACCTCGCGTTCAACCCCAAGGTGAAGCCCTTCGACAACCCGAAGGTGCGCCAGGCCGTCGCGTACGCCGTCGACCGTTCCTCGGTGATCAACGCGGCCGGTGGTTCCTCGCTGGCACTGCCCGCGACGACGAACCTGCCGCCGCAGAAGTCCTTCGGGCACGTGAAGTACGACCACTTCCCGGCGGGCGAGACGGGCAACGCGGAGAAGGCGAAGGAACTGCTGAAGGAGGCGGGCTTCGAGAAGGGCCTGACCGTCACCCTCACGCACTCCAACGCCAAGGACCGCGAGACCAGCCCGGAGATCGCCACCGCCCTCCAGGACGCCCTGAAGAAGGCCGGAATCACCCTGGAGCTCAAGGGACTTGAGGAGAACGACTACAACGACACCATCCACAGCGTGAAGAAGCAGCCCGGCTTCTTCCTCGCGCACTGGGGTGCCGACTGGCCGTCGGGCGGTCCGTTCCTCGCGCCGCTCTTCGACGGCCGCCAGATCGTCAAGGACGGCGCCAACTTCAACTACGCGCAGCTCGACGACCCGGCGGTCAACAAGGAGATCGACGAGATCAACAAGCTGACCGACCTGTCGGCCGCCGCCGTGCGCTGGGGCGCTCTGGACCAGAAGATCGGCGAGCAGGCGCTCACCGTGCCGCTGTTCCACCCGGTCTACAAGCGGCTGTACGGCAAGGACGTCAAGAACATCGTGATCAGCGACTGGACCGGTGTGCTGGACGTCTCGCAGGTTGCGGTCAAGTAA
- a CDS encoding Ms4533A family Cys-rich leader peptide: protein MSPRHAAATDRAAIELALIGVTAHCVADILCS, encoded by the coding sequence ATGTCGCCCCGTCACGCCGCCGCCACCGATCGCGCAGCCATTGAGCTCGCGCTCATCGGTGTGACCGCGCATTGCGTGGCGGACATTCTCTGTAGCTGA
- a CDS encoding metalloregulator ArsR/SmtB family transcription factor: protein MDALLAALADPARWRLVTLLAERPRPVGVLAELAGARQPQTTKHLQTLERTGLVTSQRTGQRRIYALRPGPLRELADALARLADTAERAGGPRETYDRYGVSLHAERLAAVEPGWADGRSFGFRRSLTARPELVWRHVTEPSLLARWWVPHDLRVSELVFEAREGGRVVQEYRDVEDADGSDLVAGRAEGVVVDVRPGERLAYRLAPLLPDGSPAFTADVALDLRSAGTGTDLDVHWRITDSTVDAADFIAGVEIGFGQSLDKLAAALAVDPHDTGRTGSTGSTDRNVNLGPRSTQ from the coding sequence ATGGACGCACTCCTCGCCGCACTGGCCGACCCGGCCCGCTGGCGGCTCGTGACCCTGCTCGCCGAACGGCCCCGTCCGGTCGGAGTCCTCGCCGAACTCGCCGGGGCACGCCAGCCGCAGACGACCAAGCACCTGCAAACCCTGGAGCGCACCGGCCTCGTCACCTCCCAGCGCACCGGCCAGCGCCGCATCTACGCGCTCCGGCCGGGCCCCTTGCGGGAGTTGGCGGACGCGCTCGCCCGGCTCGCCGACACCGCCGAGCGGGCCGGGGGGCCGCGCGAGACCTACGACCGTTACGGGGTCAGCCTCCACGCGGAGCGGCTCGCCGCAGTGGAGCCGGGATGGGCCGACGGCCGTTCGTTCGGCTTCCGCCGGTCGCTGACGGCTCGCCCCGAGCTGGTGTGGCGTCACGTGACCGAGCCCTCCCTGCTCGCCCGGTGGTGGGTGCCCCACGACCTCCGCGTGTCCGAGCTCGTCTTCGAGGCGAGAGAAGGCGGGCGAGTCGTACAGGAGTACCGCGATGTCGAGGACGCCGACGGTAGTGACCTGGTCGCCGGGCGCGCGGAGGGAGTCGTCGTGGACGTCCGCCCCGGTGAGCGCCTCGCGTACCGACTCGCCCCGCTGCTTCCCGACGGCAGCCCCGCCTTCACCGCCGACGTCGCTCTCGACCTGCGATCCGCCGGGACCGGCACGGACCTCGACGTCCACTGGCGGATCACCGACAGCACCGTCGACGCCGCCGACTTCATCGCGGGCGTCGAGATCGGCTTCGGCCAGAGCCTCGACAAGCTGGCGGCAGCCCTCGCCGTCGACCCGCACGACACCGGCCGTACCGGCAGTACCGGCAGTACCGACCGCAACGTCAACCTTGGCCCAAGGAGCACGCAGTGA
- a CDS encoding protein-tyrosine phosphatase family protein yields MTELWNTGTPQVITLPSGRRIRGRGLRHGVPEGQTPTFAVHLTDHEPPKPPWESLWIPWRDFWLPADPMNALRTLRVAYDRAEDERVEICCGGGIGRTGTGLSALCVFEGMDPKEAVKWVRRNYHPRAVEVRWQRRFIRQAHAAGTPGPGQ; encoded by the coding sequence ATGACTGAATTGTGGAACACCGGTACGCCCCAGGTCATCACCCTTCCGTCCGGGCGGCGGATTCGCGGGCGCGGGCTCAGGCACGGCGTACCGGAAGGGCAGACTCCCACCTTTGCGGTGCATTTGACGGATCACGAGCCCCCGAAGCCGCCGTGGGAGTCCCTGTGGATTCCCTGGCGGGACTTCTGGCTCCCCGCCGACCCCATGAACGCCCTGCGCACGCTTCGCGTCGCGTACGACCGTGCCGAGGACGAACGCGTGGAGATCTGCTGCGGGGGCGGCATCGGCCGGACGGGCACGGGACTCTCGGCGCTCTGCGTCTTCGAGGGCATGGACCCCAAGGAGGCCGTGAAGTGGGTGAGGAGGAACTACCACCCCCGTGCGGTGGAAGTGCGGTGGCAACGGCGCTTCATCCGCCAGGCCCACGCCGCCGGCACACCCGGCCCGGGGCAGTGA
- a CDS encoding helix-turn-helix domain-containing protein has protein sequence MTRTPLSDVACSIARATDLFGDAWTALIMRDVLIGIRRFDELAEDLGLSRKVLAARLARLVEEGVLTRERYQVSPPREEYVATEKGRELYPVLLALMAWGDKWYAETAGPPARIRHDACGHAATPVVTCHACREPLTVADTTQLPGPGGRVGPGTRLLGPLLAAREAEGKGLGPTATAEPVEKAARSSG, from the coding sequence GTGACCCGTACTCCGCTTTCCGACGTCGCGTGCTCGATCGCCCGCGCGACCGACCTGTTCGGCGATGCCTGGACGGCCCTGATCATGCGCGACGTCCTCATCGGCATCCGCCGCTTCGACGAGCTGGCGGAGGACCTCGGGCTGTCCCGCAAGGTTCTCGCCGCACGGCTGGCCCGGCTGGTCGAGGAGGGCGTACTGACGCGCGAGCGGTACCAGGTCAGCCCGCCGCGCGAGGAGTACGTGGCCACGGAGAAGGGCCGCGAGCTCTACCCCGTGCTGCTGGCGTTGATGGCCTGGGGCGACAAGTGGTACGCGGAGACCGCGGGGCCGCCCGCCCGGATCCGCCACGACGCCTGCGGGCACGCGGCCACGCCGGTCGTGACCTGCCACGCCTGCCGGGAGCCGCTGACCGTGGCCGACACGACACAACTGCCAGGACCCGGCGGGCGGGTGGGGCCTGGCACCCGGCTGCTGGGGCCGTTGCTCGCAGCGCGGGAGGCGGAGGGGAAGGGGCTGGGGCCGACGGCAACCGCAGAGCCCGTCGAGAAGGCGGCCCGCAGCTCGGGGTGA
- a CDS encoding dihydrofolate reductase family protein produces the protein MTGSNGRRVTANLSLSLDGRYHGPGGPGDFGMFAPYVTTDVARGQLTRIWEGATTALLGRINAEGFLGYWPTVAEDENADPRDRGYAKWLRDTEKVVLSTTLTEAPWEHTRMVNAPAADVVAELKATDGGDILVNSSPSVIKPLLAADLIDRLYLMIFPEIAGAGQRLFDDGLPSSTWKLAHQETGELGEMAMVYDRAR, from the coding sequence GTGACTGGTTCGAACGGACGTAGGGTGACCGCGAATCTGAGCCTCTCCCTCGACGGGCGCTATCACGGCCCCGGCGGGCCCGGCGACTTCGGCATGTTCGCGCCGTACGTGACCACCGACGTCGCGCGGGGCCAGCTCACCCGCATCTGGGAGGGCGCGACGACGGCGCTGCTCGGCCGGATCAACGCCGAGGGATTCCTTGGCTATTGGCCGACGGTCGCCGAGGACGAGAACGCCGATCCGCGCGACCGAGGCTACGCGAAGTGGTTGCGCGACACGGAGAAGGTAGTCCTCTCGACCACGCTGACCGAAGCGCCGTGGGAGCACACCCGCATGGTGAACGCCCCGGCCGCCGACGTCGTTGCCGAACTCAAGGCCACTGACGGAGGCGACATCCTCGTCAACAGCTCCCCGAGTGTCATCAAGCCGCTCCTTGCCGCAGATCTGATCGACCGGCTGTACCTCATGATCTTCCCCGAGATCGCCGGAGCCGGGCAGCGGCTGTTCGATGACGGCCTGCCGTCTTCGACGTGGAAGCTCGCGCACCAAGAGACCGGCGAGCTGGGCGAGATGGCCATGGTCTACGACCGGGCCCGCTGA
- the lspA gene encoding signal peptidase II produces the protein MDEARSRGRFGLIAVMAAIPLAVDLATKQMALAHFSPADPVSTLGGLLKFTLISNSGAAFSLGEGTTWLFTAAKIIVITGMLWVARRVRVPLWGVVFGLLVGGAAGNLVDRVFRPPSPMQGAVIDWIQLPYWPVFNIADMSVVCGGILAVVAVFRGITLDGSPVPDKAKREPKRDSS, from the coding sequence TTGGACGAAGCGAGGAGCCGGGGGCGATTCGGCCTCATCGCCGTGATGGCGGCCATACCGCTGGCCGTGGATCTGGCGACCAAGCAGATGGCCTTGGCCCACTTCTCCCCGGCAGACCCGGTGAGCACTCTCGGCGGTCTCCTGAAGTTCACCCTGATCTCCAACTCCGGTGCCGCGTTCTCCCTCGGCGAGGGCACGACGTGGTTGTTCACCGCAGCCAAAATCATCGTGATCACCGGCATGCTCTGGGTCGCGCGCCGGGTCCGCGTCCCCCTGTGGGGAGTGGTCTTCGGCCTGCTGGTCGGCGGTGCCGCGGGCAACCTCGTGGACCGCGTCTTCCGGCCGCCCTCCCCGATGCAGGGGGCGGTCATCGACTGGATCCAACTGCCCTACTGGCCGGTCTTCAACATCGCCGACATGTCCGTGGTCTGCGGCGGGATCCTGGCCGTGGTGGCGGTATTCCGGGGAATCACTCTGGACGGTTCCCCCGTGCCCGACAAAGCCAAGAGGGAACCGAAGAGGGATTCTTCATGA